A section of the Leminorella richardii genome encodes:
- a CDS encoding ABC transporter ATP-binding protein, with protein MSELIVQRLKVHFNDSPQPVLHIPSLRVSSGSHIAVTGASGSGKTTLVNAVSGLDRCDEGQIFWDGEEIGSLSESGRDAWRARHVGLVMQDFHLYPGLSALDNVLLPARFRTWRMPTVLKLRASVLLERVGIYRVNQSVDTLSRGEKQRVAIARALLLSPSILIADEPTASLDEENSKLVSQLLVQFAKEGRSTLICVTHDARLSAQMQRTLVLENGQSRQSTRLEKTA; from the coding sequence GTGTCGGAACTGATTGTTCAACGTTTGAAAGTGCATTTTAACGACAGCCCGCAGCCGGTGCTGCATATACCCTCGCTTAGGGTGTCCTCCGGTTCACATATTGCCGTGACCGGCGCGTCGGGCAGCGGAAAAACCACGCTGGTTAACGCTGTCAGCGGTTTGGATCGCTGTGATGAAGGGCAGATTTTTTGGGATGGAGAAGAAATTGGCAGCCTGTCGGAAAGCGGGCGCGACGCCTGGCGTGCGCGGCACGTTGGGCTGGTTATGCAAGACTTTCACCTCTATCCCGGCCTGAGCGCTCTGGATAACGTGCTGCTGCCTGCCCGCTTTCGCACTTGGCGTATGCCTACAGTTCTAAAATTGCGCGCGAGTGTGCTGCTAGAACGAGTGGGGATATACAGAGTTAATCAGTCTGTAGATACACTGTCCCGCGGGGAAAAGCAGAGAGTGGCCATCGCCCGAGCTTTGCTGCTTTCACCGTCGATTCTTATTGCCGATGAGCCTACCGCCAGCCTTGATGAAGAAAACAGTAAGTTGGTGAGTCAGCTGCTCGTTCAGTTTGCTAAAGAGGGGCGCTCTACGCTGATTTGCGTTACTCACGACGCTAGGCTATCAGCGCAGATGCAGCGGACGCTCGTTCTGGAAAACGGTCAATCGCGGCAAAGTACGCGTTTGGAAAAAACCGCATGA
- the yfbR gene encoding 5'-deoxynucleotidase, which yields MSHPQSHFFAYLSRLKLISRWPLMRNVRTENVSEHSLQVAFVAHALAVIKNRKFNGNVNPDRVALLAMYHDASEVLTGDMPTPIKYYNPQIAHEYKKIEKTAQLRLIEMLPEEIQQDFRTILDDSYYSEDEKLVVKQADALCAYLKSLEELSAGNNEFKLAKQRLEKTLKLRHSPEMDYFMKVFVPSFKLSLDEISGDSPM from the coding sequence ATGAGCCATCCCCAGAGTCACTTTTTCGCCTATCTTTCCCGCCTGAAGCTAATCAGCCGCTGGCCGCTGATGCGCAACGTCCGCACCGAAAACGTGTCTGAGCATAGCCTACAGGTCGCCTTTGTCGCCCACGCGCTGGCGGTGATTAAGAACCGCAAGTTTAACGGCAACGTCAATCCCGACCGAGTTGCGCTGTTGGCTATGTATCACGATGCCAGCGAAGTACTAACCGGCGATATGCCAACCCCAATCAAGTACTACAATCCGCAAATCGCGCACGAATATAAAAAGATTGAGAAAACCGCCCAGCTCCGTCTGATAGAAATGCTGCCGGAAGAAATCCAGCAGGATTTCCGCACCATTCTGGACGACAGCTACTACAGCGAAGATGAGAAACTGGTGGTTAAGCAGGCGGACGCCCTGTGCGCCTACCTGAAAAGTCTGGAAGAGCTGTCTGCTGGCAACAACGAGTTTAAGCTGGCCAAGCAAAGACTGGAAAAGACTCTCAAGCTGCGCCACAGCCCGGAAATGGACTACTTTATGAAAGTCTTCGTGCCGAGCTTTAAGCTTTCCCTTGATGAAATCAGCGGCGATAGCCCGATGTGA
- a CDS encoding ABC transporter permease yields MILLKIIFADLKRLWGGAALLIVLIAAAVAFSVVVNLQERALREGSARAADRFDLLIGAAGSETQLVLSSVFLQPSPLPLLDGHYLDEIKSNPLVEWAAPLAFGDTFKGMSIIGTEEALFTGRRVNYAPRPLPDDMRVFQGPNDAIVGAATGLSVGDKIVPLHGQQGSEGAHSHDNAGYTVTGILDPSHDAWDNAILVPIQAVWDIHHEPHDREHGAEHDDGHDREHDAEHEHEEPGRVSAVVVKPKSIAGAYQLRSQYRSGETLSVFPGEVLARLYGTLGDARQIMAWVAVGTQALVIVAILMVIVIHLEQRKRQLGALRAFGAPRRGIVCVVWAGLMLIVSAGIALGVIVGYVTTLWISARFTSHYGMALPVTLQVEDGMRALALWGVLAAILLFPALLTYRYSPAQALRG; encoded by the coding sequence ATGATACTGTTGAAGATTATTTTTGCCGACTTAAAGCGGCTGTGGGGCGGCGCGGCGCTGCTGATTGTTCTCATTGCTGCTGCGGTGGCGTTTAGCGTAGTGGTTAACCTACAGGAAAGGGCTCTGAGAGAAGGCTCCGCTAGGGCTGCTGACAGGTTTGACCTTCTGATTGGCGCAGCCGGAAGTGAAACTCAGCTGGTGTTGTCGAGCGTGTTTTTGCAGCCATCGCCGCTTCCTCTGCTGGATGGTCACTATCTGGATGAGATTAAAAGCAATCCTCTGGTCGAGTGGGCTGCGCCGCTGGCATTCGGCGATACGTTCAAGGGGATGTCCATTATTGGGACCGAAGAGGCTTTGTTTACCGGTCGCCGGGTTAACTATGCACCGCGTCCTTTGCCCGATGATATGCGGGTATTTCAGGGACCGAATGACGCTATCGTCGGTGCGGCAACAGGCCTCTCCGTGGGGGACAAGATTGTGCCGCTGCACGGGCAGCAGGGAAGTGAAGGGGCGCACAGTCATGACAATGCCGGATATACGGTAACCGGTATTCTCGATCCCTCTCATGATGCGTGGGATAACGCCATTTTGGTACCGATTCAGGCCGTGTGGGATATTCATCATGAGCCCCACGATCGTGAACACGGTGCTGAACATGATGATGGACACGATCGTGAACATGATGCCGAACATGAGCACGAAGAGCCGGGACGCGTGTCTGCCGTTGTGGTTAAGCCCAAGAGTATAGCGGGTGCATACCAGCTGCGTTCACAGTATCGCAGCGGTGAAACATTAAGCGTATTTCCCGGTGAAGTATTGGCTCGCCTTTACGGAACACTGGGGGACGCTCGTCAGATAATGGCCTGGGTCGCCGTTGGCACACAGGCGCTGGTGATCGTTGCTATTTTGATGGTTATTGTTATTCATCTTGAACAGCGAAAGCGCCAGCTGGGCGCGCTGAGGGCGTTTGGCGCGCCGCGTCGGGGGATTGTTTGCGTCGTTTGGGCGGGGCTGATGCTGATTGTTAGCGCCGGCATTGCCCTTGGCGTGATTGTAGGCTATGTCACGACACTGTGGATTTCCGCCCGCTTTACTTCACACTACGGCATGGCGCTACCGGTGACGCTACAGGTGGAAGACGGAATGAGAGCATTAGCGCTATGGGGCGTGCTGGCAGCTATTTTGCTGTTTCCCGCGCTGCTGACCTATCGCTATTCGCCGGCACAGGCGCTGCGGGGGTAA
- a CDS encoding type II toxin-antitoxin system HicB family antitoxin has protein sequence MLYPVAIDRGEESLGVRVPDIPGCFSGGDDYQDALISVKEAIEAHIELLVEDGDDVPAATNIERWLNDPEYAGAIWALVDVDMVRLMGGAEKINVTLPKRLIAKIDRLVATRPEFKSRSGFLTQAALERISIVNNA, from the coding sequence ATGTTATACCCTGTCGCTATCGATCGCGGGGAAGAGTCTTTAGGGGTTCGAGTACCCGATATTCCCGGATGTTTTTCCGGTGGGGATGACTATCAGGATGCACTGATAAGCGTAAAAGAGGCGATTGAGGCACATATCGAGCTATTGGTTGAAGATGGGGACGACGTACCGGCTGCAACCAACATTGAACGCTGGTTGAACGATCCTGAATATGCTGGTGCAATATGGGCGCTAGTCGACGTTGATATGGTTCGACTAATGGGAGGCGCTGAAAAAATTAACGTAACGTTACCCAAGCGACTGATCGCCAAGATAGACCGTCTAGTTGCAACACGCCCTGAATTTAAAAGCCGCTCCGGCTTTCTGACGCAGGCTGCGCTAGAGCGAATTTCCATTGTGAATAACGCGTAA
- a CDS encoding pyridoxal phosphate-dependent aminotransferase translates to MTDTTNEWIDLTSFKSGNSQALRLKKELLDAAPAFSTGATMRLVSDSAGIIVASSGNPTEEKERDPLIDAMLDTATHGHLLPATSAAETQQRTGVIEKSHKLDNVCYDIRGPVLKEAKRLEEEGNKILKLNIGNPAPFGFEAPDEILVDVIRNLPTAQGYCDSKGLYSARKAIMQHYQAQGIMDITVEDIYIGNGVSELIVQAMQALLNMGDEMLIPAPDYPLWTASVSLSGGKAVHYMCDEEADWFPDINDIRKKITPRTRGIVIINPNNPTGAVYSKELLMEIVELAREHNLIIFADEIYDKILYDEAKHISIASLAPDLLTVTFNGLSKTYRVAGFRQGWMVLSGPKENAKGYIEGLEMLASMRLCANVPMQHAIQTAIGGYQSINEFIQPGGRLYEQRNRAWELINDIPGVSCVKPKGALYMFPKIDAKRFNIKNDQKMVHDLLLQQKVLLVQGSGFNWPYPDHVRIVTLPRVDELDVAIGRLAKFLETYKQA, encoded by the coding sequence ATGACAGACACAACCAATGAATGGATCGATCTGACATCGTTTAAAAGCGGTAACTCTCAGGCCCTGCGTTTAAAGAAAGAGCTGCTGGACGCGGCGCCTGCCTTTTCTACTGGCGCGACAATGCGTCTGGTTTCTGATAGCGCAGGCATTATCGTTGCCTCCAGCGGGAATCCAACTGAAGAGAAAGAGCGCGATCCCCTCATTGACGCCATGCTGGACACGGCAACCCACGGTCATCTGCTGCCGGCAACCAGCGCCGCTGAAACCCAGCAGCGTACCGGAGTGATTGAAAAGTCACACAAGCTGGACAACGTCTGCTACGACATCCGCGGCCCTGTGCTTAAAGAAGCAAAGCGCCTGGAAGAAGAAGGCAACAAAATCCTTAAGCTCAACATCGGCAACCCTGCCCCCTTTGGCTTCGAAGCGCCGGACGAAATTCTGGTGGACGTTATCCGCAACCTGCCAACGGCACAGGGCTACTGTGACTCCAAAGGGCTTTACTCCGCTCGCAAAGCCATCATGCAGCACTATCAGGCTCAGGGCATCATGGATATCACCGTCGAAGATATCTATATCGGCAACGGCGTGTCAGAGCTTATCGTTCAGGCTATGCAGGCGCTGCTCAACATGGGCGACGAAATGCTGATCCCTGCACCGGACTATCCGCTGTGGACGGCCTCTGTCTCTCTCTCCGGCGGCAAGGCCGTACACTACATGTGTGACGAAGAGGCTGACTGGTTCCCAGACATCAACGACATTCGTAAAAAGATTACCCCCCGCACCCGCGGTATCGTCATCATTAACCCGAACAACCCAACCGGCGCGGTCTACAGCAAAGAGCTGTTGATGGAAATCGTTGAGCTTGCTCGCGAGCACAACCTGATTATTTTCGCTGACGAGATCTACGACAAGATCCTATACGACGAGGCCAAGCATATCTCCATCGCCTCTCTGGCGCCGGATTTACTGACTGTGACGTTTAACGGCCTGTCAAAAACCTATCGGGTTGCGGGCTTCCGTCAGGGCTGGATGGTGCTGAGCGGGCCAAAAGAAAACGCTAAGGGCTATATTGAAGGTCTGGAAATGCTGGCCTCAATGCGTCTGTGTGCCAACGTGCCGATGCAGCACGCTATCCAAACCGCCATCGGCGGCTACCAGAGCATTAACGAATTTATACAGCCCGGTGGTCGCCTGTATGAACAGCGCAATCGCGCGTGGGAACTGATTAACGACATCCCCGGCGTCTCATGCGTGAAGCCCAAAGGAGCTCTCTACATGTTCCCAAAAATTGACGCCAAGCGCTTCAATATTAAGAACGACCAGAAGATGGTTCACGACCTGCTGCTACAGCAAAAAGTGCTGCTGGTTCAGGGCTCTGGCTTTAACTGGCCTTATCCTGACCACGTGCGTATCGTCACCCTGCCACGCGTCGACGAGCTGGATGTCGCTATTGGTCGTTTGGCGAAGTTTCTCGAAACCTATAAGCAAGCCTGA
- a CDS encoding lysozyme inhibitor LprI family protein, producing MKMMLLPAAALLLTTAFAQAKTQVDIDCDKAVTTPELNACAESTFQDADKKLNQAYQKLMKTLSQPDEEGLPYSTVKSNLREGQRAWVTFRQKDCDAIFALYSGGTIRSVMYWGCMTDRTNKRTDELNFYIESH from the coding sequence ATGAAAATGATGCTGTTACCTGCCGCAGCTCTGCTGCTTACGACGGCCTTTGCTCAGGCGAAGACACAGGTTGACATAGACTGTGATAAGGCAGTTACCACGCCTGAGCTTAACGCGTGCGCTGAAAGCACCTTTCAGGACGCCGACAAGAAGCTGAATCAGGCCTACCAGAAGCTGATGAAAACCCTAAGCCAGCCCGATGAAGAAGGGCTTCCCTATTCGACGGTAAAAAGCAACCTGCGGGAAGGGCAGCGAGCATGGGTGACTTTCCGCCAGAAGGACTGCGACGCCATATTTGCGCTCTATTCAGGCGGAACCATCCGCAGCGTAATGTACTGGGGCTGCATGACGGACAGAACCAATAAGCGGACGGATGAGTTAAATTTTTATATTGAAAGCCATTAA
- the cueR gene encoding Cu(I)-responsive transcriptional regulator, with product MNISQVAEKTGLTSKAIRFYEEKGLITPPNRSLNGYRTYNSRNVEELTLLRQARQVGFTLEECKEFLALFHNAERRSADVKARTLKKVEEIDSHIRELADMRERLMNLANLCPGDDGADCPIIDSFTGCCHHSQKK from the coding sequence ATGAACATCAGTCAGGTCGCGGAAAAAACCGGCTTAACCAGCAAAGCGATTCGCTTCTACGAGGAAAAGGGGCTGATTACGCCGCCCAATCGCTCGCTGAATGGCTACCGAACCTACAACTCACGCAACGTTGAAGAGCTGACTTTACTGCGTCAGGCTCGGCAGGTGGGGTTTACTCTTGAAGAGTGTAAAGAGTTTCTGGCGCTGTTTCACAACGCCGAGCGCCGCAGCGCTGACGTTAAGGCGCGCACGCTGAAAAAGGTAGAAGAGATAGACAGCCATATTCGGGAGCTGGCGGACATGCGCGAACGGCTGATGAATTTGGCGAACCTCTGTCCCGGTGACGACGGCGCCGACTGCCCGATTATTGATAGCTTTACTGGCTGTTGCCACCATAGCCAAAAGAAATAA
- a CDS encoding SLC13 family permease encodes MDVVALLLIVVFVISGILTVPEAVSGFSDPNVILIALLFVIGEGLVRTGIAYQVGDWLVKVAGNSEAKLLILLMLAVAGLGSVMSSTGVVAIFIPVVMSVSSRMNRSPGRLMMPLAFAGLISGMMTLVATPPNLVVNSEMVRYGVGQFGFFSFTPIGVVILLLGIGYMLLVRRFLVKPEQDNTKGSARRAMRDLIREYKLSGRARRFSIRPGSPLIGRTLDELHLRSRYSANVVGIERWRKFRRVMISAFASTELRVHDILLVDMHDPDVDIRHFCTEENLEPMILRGEYFSDQAREVGMAEVSLIPESEYIGKTLRQMAFRTRYSLNVIGIRRGDKLIDSNQQIDIELKMGDMMLVIGDWRQIRLLQSNTHDFLVMNLPAEVDEVAPSISQAPHAVLCLFLMIFLMVTDLVPNVIAALVACLLMGKFRCINMESAYRSIHWPTLILIVGMLPFAQALQKTGGIDLVVQGLMDAVGDRGPHVVLASLFILSAVIGLFISNTATAVLMAPIAIGAANQMGVSALPFAMVVAVAASAAFMTPVSSPVNTMVLGPGGYKFSDFMRIGIPFTLLVMVVSVVIIPILFPF; translated from the coding sequence ATGGACGTCGTCGCGCTTCTCCTTATTGTCGTTTTTGTTATCAGCGGTATTCTCACCGTGCCAGAGGCCGTTTCCGGCTTTAGCGATCCCAACGTTATTCTTATTGCGCTGCTTTTTGTCATTGGCGAAGGGCTGGTGCGAACCGGTATTGCCTATCAGGTTGGCGACTGGCTAGTAAAAGTAGCCGGTAACAGCGAGGCGAAATTGCTGATCTTGCTGATGCTAGCGGTTGCCGGGTTGGGGTCAGTAATGAGCTCTACTGGCGTAGTGGCGATCTTTATTCCCGTGGTGATGAGCGTATCGTCACGCATGAACCGCTCTCCCGGGCGGCTGATGATGCCGCTGGCGTTTGCGGGCCTTATCAGCGGCATGATGACGCTGGTGGCAACGCCGCCTAACCTAGTAGTGAACAGCGAAATGGTGCGCTACGGCGTCGGCCAGTTCGGCTTTTTCAGCTTCACGCCAATAGGCGTTGTGATCCTGCTTTTGGGCATCGGCTATATGCTTTTGGTGCGGCGCTTTCTGGTTAAGCCCGAACAGGACAATACCAAGGGCAGCGCTCGTCGCGCCATGCGCGATCTGATTCGTGAGTATAAGCTCAGCGGTCGCGCGCGCCGCTTCTCTATTCGCCCCGGTTCTCCGCTGATAGGCCGCACGCTGGATGAATTGCACCTGCGCTCTCGCTATAGCGCTAACGTGGTTGGCATTGAACGTTGGCGCAAGTTCCGGCGGGTGATGATCAGCGCCTTTGCCTCTACCGAGCTGAGAGTGCACGACATCCTGCTGGTGGATATGCACGACCCTGATGTTGATATCCGCCACTTCTGCACGGAAGAAAACCTAGAGCCGATGATCCTGCGCGGGGAATACTTCTCCGATCAGGCGAGAGAAGTCGGCATGGCGGAAGTTTCGCTGATCCCAGAATCTGAATATATCGGCAAAACGCTGCGCCAGATGGCGTTTCGCACTCGCTACAGCCTGAACGTGATCGGCATACGGCGCGGGGACAAGCTTATCGACAGCAATCAGCAGATCGATATCGAACTGAAAATGGGCGATATGATGCTGGTCATCGGTGACTGGCGGCAGATCCGGCTGCTGCAAAGCAACACTCACGACTTTCTGGTCATGAATCTGCCTGCGGAAGTGGACGAGGTTGCGCCCTCTATTAGCCAAGCGCCTCACGCAGTGCTGTGCCTGTTTTTGATGATATTCCTGATGGTGACGGATCTGGTGCCTAATGTGATCGCCGCGCTGGTCGCCTGCCTGCTGATGGGCAAGTTTCGCTGTATCAATATGGAAAGCGCCTATCGGTCAATACACTGGCCGACGCTGATTTTGATTGTCGGCATGCTGCCCTTTGCACAGGCGTTGCAGAAGACCGGTGGTATCGATTTGGTCGTTCAGGGGCTGATGGATGCTGTTGGTGATAGGGGGCCACACGTGGTGTTGGCGAGCCTGTTTATTCTGAGCGCCGTTATCGGCCTGTTTATTTCCAACACTGCTACCGCCGTGCTGATGGCGCCGATTGCCATTGGCGCAGCTAACCAGATGGGCGTATCCGCTTTGCCGTTTGCCATGGTTGTAGCAGTGGCAGCTTCGGCAGCCTTTATGACGCCGGTTTCTTCCCCGGTTAACACCATGGTGCTGGGGCCTGGGGGCTATAAGTTCAGCGACTTTATGCGCATCGGTATTCCGTTTACGCTATTAGTCATGGTCGTGAGCGTGGTAATCATTCCGATTTTATTTCCGTTTTGA
- a CDS encoding type II toxin-antitoxin system HicA family toxin: MDSKNVIAMIEADGWYLVRIKGSHHQFKHPLKKGLVTVKHTQKDIPLPTLKSIKRQSGI, from the coding sequence ATGGACAGCAAAAATGTAATAGCCATGATTGAGGCCGACGGATGGTATTTGGTTCGTATTAAAGGCAGTCATCATCAGTTTAAGCATCCGCTAAAAAAGGGGCTGGTAACGGTAAAACATACACAAAAGGACATTCCGTTACCCACTCTAAAAAGTATTAAAAGGCAGTCGGGAATTTAG
- a CDS encoding MFS transporter — protein MDGFDLLILGFILNAVGQGLGLTSSEAGSLVTWTLIGAVIGGLIFGVLSDYFGRVKVLTWSIVLFAGFTGLCALAQGYWDLLIYRTIAGIGLGGEFGIGMALAAEACRPNERARMSSYVGLGWQLGVLAAALLTPLLLPVIGWRGMFAVGVIPALASFVIRHYIGEPEIFVRKSKEKRKSNPFKALVADKEAIRASIGISILTSVQNFGYYGIMIWMPTYLSKQFDYSLTKSAMWTAVTVVGMGFGIWLFGQLADRFGRRPIFLMYQVGAALMVLAYSQLTDPMMLLIGGAVMGMFVNGMMGGYGALISEVYPTEARATAQNVLFNIGRGIGGLGPLAVGLIVSLYSFQVAIAMLASLYVLDILATLFLIPEKAGKPLE, from the coding sequence ATGGACGGATTCGATCTTCTGATCCTTGGATTTATTCTTAACGCTGTGGGGCAGGGGCTAGGGTTAACATCCAGCGAGGCGGGTTCTTTAGTGACCTGGACTCTGATTGGCGCAGTGATTGGTGGTCTGATTTTTGGCGTGCTGAGTGACTATTTTGGCCGCGTGAAGGTATTAACCTGGTCTATCGTGCTGTTTGCGGGCTTTACCGGCCTGTGCGCGCTGGCGCAGGGCTACTGGGATCTGCTGATTTATCGCACTATCGCCGGTATCGGCCTGGGCGGCGAGTTTGGTATCGGTATGGCGCTAGCGGCAGAGGCCTGTCGACCTAACGAACGTGCCAGAATGTCGTCCTACGTCGGCCTTGGCTGGCAGTTGGGCGTTCTGGCCGCGGCTCTGCTGACGCCGCTTTTACTGCCGGTTATCGGCTGGCGCGGCATGTTTGCTGTCGGCGTTATCCCCGCGCTGGCCTCTTTCGTTATCCGCCACTACATTGGCGAACCGGAAATCTTCGTTAGAAAAAGCAAAGAGAAGCGCAAAAGTAACCCTTTTAAGGCGCTAGTGGCTGATAAAGAGGCGATTCGCGCTAGTATCGGCATCTCCATCCTGACGTCAGTGCAAAACTTCGGCTACTACGGCATCATGATCTGGATGCCCACCTACCTCAGTAAGCAGTTCGATTACTCTCTGACTAAATCAGCCATGTGGACTGCGGTCACCGTGGTCGGCATGGGCTTCGGCATCTGGCTGTTTGGCCAACTGGCAGACCGCTTCGGTCGTCGCCCCATCTTCCTGATGTACCAAGTTGGCGCAGCGCTGATGGTGCTGGCCTACTCTCAGCTGACGGATCCTATGATGCTGCTGATTGGCGGCGCGGTGATGGGAATGTTCGTTAACGGTATGATGGGTGGATACGGTGCTCTAATTTCGGAAGTGTATCCGACAGAGGCGCGCGCCACGGCGCAGAACGTTCTGTTTAACATTGGGCGCGGTATCGGTGGCTTAGGGCCGCTGGCGGTAGGGTTGATTGTTTCCCTCTACTCATTTCAGGTTGCGATTGCCATGCTGGCTTCACTGTACGTGTTGGATATTCTGGCGACGCTGTTCCTGATCCCTGAAAAGGCGGGTAAGCCGCTGGAATAA
- a CDS encoding alkaline phosphatase, which translates to MKARWFVPAALAVAPLLLPMSASALTVYPIDRATMLTGGKFDFKVEFDSQVKPEQIHIRINGKDYRDVWKQDGEFIANEDGLNASSLVIKNVSLPIAGDYRIDVSAGDDKGVVSWNVYQTPSTRQAKNVILFIGDGLSVAHRTGARVLSKGITEGKANGRLAIDDLTNMAFIGTSSTDSIAADSANTMSAYMTGHKSGVNALGVYVSRAKDSLNHPKQETLGELIKRTSKMSLGIVSDAELEDATPAAVVSHTRRRADKAEIVKMFYDVKPDVLLGGGSAYFLPSSTPGSKRKDDVNYVERFKQDGYQLVTDAESLKKQGPSADKLLGLFHTGNMDDVLDRRFLKNDVTKKFPNQPDLTDMTQTALDVLSKNEEGFFLMVESALIDKASHPLDWERAIYNTIMLDQSVEIAKKFAEKHPDTLIIVTGDHTHGISIIGTVDDDKPGTDMREKVGVYETAGYPNYEDKNGDGYPDKVDVSRRLAVFFNNYPDHYETFRPKLDGRFVPAIQNEKGEYIANAAYKDIPGAVLRVGNLPRSADTGVHSVDDMIVQAAGPGAERIKGYMDNTELFRVIVDSLSLGQGQKEAK; encoded by the coding sequence ATGAAAGCACGTTGGTTTGTTCCCGCTGCGCTAGCCGTCGCGCCACTGTTATTACCGATGAGCGCGTCCGCGCTGACCGTCTATCCTATCGATCGCGCGACCATGCTCACCGGAGGCAAGTTTGACTTTAAGGTGGAGTTTGATTCTCAGGTAAAGCCTGAGCAGATCCACATCCGAATTAACGGTAAAGACTATCGGGACGTTTGGAAGCAGGACGGCGAGTTTATTGCTAATGAAGACGGCCTAAACGCCTCTTCGCTAGTGATAAAAAACGTATCGCTGCCGATCGCGGGAGACTATCGCATTGACGTTAGCGCTGGTGACGACAAAGGGGTAGTTAGCTGGAATGTCTACCAAACGCCGTCAACTCGCCAGGCCAAGAACGTGATTCTGTTTATCGGCGATGGCCTCTCTGTGGCTCATCGCACCGGTGCCAGAGTGCTTTCCAAAGGGATAACCGAAGGAAAAGCCAACGGGCGTCTGGCTATCGATGATCTAACTAATATGGCCTTTATCGGCACCTCCAGTACTGACTCTATCGCGGCGGACAGCGCCAACACCATGAGCGCCTACATGACGGGCCACAAGTCCGGCGTTAACGCATTGGGCGTGTACGTTAGCCGAGCGAAGGACTCGCTGAACCACCCGAAACAGGAGACGCTAGGAGAGCTGATTAAGCGCACTTCCAAAATGTCTCTGGGCATTGTAAGCGATGCTGAACTTGAAGACGCCACGCCTGCCGCTGTCGTTTCACACACTCGCCGTCGCGCCGACAAGGCTGAGATCGTGAAAATGTTTTACGACGTGAAGCCGGACGTCCTGCTGGGGGGCGGTTCTGCTTACTTCCTGCCGTCTTCAACGCCGGGCTCAAAGCGCAAGGACGACGTCAACTACGTTGAGCGCTTCAAACAGGATGGCTACCAGCTGGTGACCGACGCCGAGTCGCTGAAAAAGCAGGGGCCGAGTGCGGATAAGCTGCTAGGGTTGTTCCACACCGGAAATATGGACGACGTTCTGGATCGCCGATTCTTGAAAAACGACGTCACCAAGAAGTTTCCCAATCAGCCTGACCTGACCGATATGACCCAAACGGCGTTGGACGTTCTCTCCAAGAATGAAGAAGGCTTCTTCTTGATGGTGGAATCGGCGCTGATTGACAAAGCTTCCCATCCGCTGGATTGGGAACGCGCTATCTATAACACCATCATGCTTGACCAGTCTGTTGAGATCGCCAAAAAGTTTGCTGAAAAGCACCCTGATACGCTGATTATTGTCACCGGAGACCATACTCACGGTATCTCTATTATTGGCACTGTGGATGATGACAAGCCCGGCACGGATATGCGCGAGAAAGTAGGCGTGTATGAAACGGCGGGTTACCCCAACTACGAAGATAAGAACGGTGACGGCTATCCCGATAAAGTGGACGTTTCCAGACGCCTAGCCGTGTTCTTCAACAACTATCCCGATCACTACGAAACCTTCCGACCCAAGCTGGATGGCCGTTTCGTACCCGCTATCCAAAATGAGAAGGGCGAGTATATTGCCAATGCCGCCTATAAGGATATACCGGGTGCTGTATTGCGCGTGGGTAACCTGCCGCGCAGTGCGGATACCGGCGTTCACTCCGTTGACGACATGATTGTTCAGGCCGCAGGCCCGGGGGCTGAGCGTATCAAGGGGTATATGGACAACACAGAACTGTTCCGAGTGATTGTTGATTCTCTCTCGTTGGGACAGGGCCAGAAAGAGGCTAAGTAA